A stretch of the Gracilinanus agilis isolate LMUSP501 chromosome 4, AgileGrace, whole genome shotgun sequence genome encodes the following:
- the LINGO3 gene encoding leucine-rich repeat and immunoglobulin-like domain-containing nogo receptor-interacting protein 3: protein MFHTMTCWFQLLSLHLVLLNGAPGAGCPARCECAPQLRSVVCHRRRLTAIPEGIPTETRILELSRNRIRCLNPGDLAPYPLLEELDLSENIIAHVEPGAFGNLLHLQTLRLRGNQLKLIPPGVFTKLGNLTLLDLSENKLVILLDHMFQDLRNLKRLEVGDNDLVFISQRAFSGLLALEELTLERCNLTTLSGESLAHLQSLGALRLRYLGIPALEEHNFRRLPGLLHLEIDNWPLLEEVTASSLQGLNLSSLSVTYTNISAVPAAALRHLAYLTSLNLSYNPISTVPRGSFRDLVRLRELHLAGALLAVVEPQAFLGLRQIRLLNLSNNLLATLEESTFHSVNTLETLRVDGNPLACDCRLLWIVQRRKTLNFDGRLPSCATPAEVRGDALRDLPDSTLFEYFVCRKPKIRERRLQHVTATEGQAVSFFCRAEGEPEPSVTWVTPQHRVVTGASDGRARMLVGGTLEIREVQPQDSGTYVCVASNAGGNDTYFATLTVRPGANRTLGLGEAGDLAAHNDTQSPRFPLDLTTILVSTAMGCITFLGVVLFCFLLLFVWSRGRGQHKSNFSVEYSFRKVDGPAAAAGQGGARKFNMKMI, encoded by the exons ATGTTCCACACCATGACATGTTGGTTTCAGCTCCTAAGCCTTCATCTGGTGCTCCTGAACGGGGCTCCGGGGGCTGGCTGTCCAGCCCGATGCGAGTGTGCCCCCCAGCTTCGGTCCGTGGTGTGCCACCGCAGACGTCTCACAGCTATCCCAGAGGGCATCCCAACGGAGACTCGAATCTTGGAGCTAAGCCGAAACCGCATCCGCTGCCTCAACCCTGGTGACCTGGCACCCTACCCCCTCCTGGAGGAGCTGGACCTAAGTGAGAATATTATTGCCCACGTGGAACCGGGCGCCTTTGGGAACCTGCTGCACCTGCAGACCCTGCGCCTTCGGGGCAACCAGCTGAAGCTCATTCCCCCAGGGGTCTTTACCAAGCTGGGCAACCTCACCTTGTTGGACCTAAGCGAGAACAAGCTGGTCATCCTGCTGGACCACATGTTCCAGGATCTCAGAAACCTAAAGCGGCTGGAGGTGGGGGACAACGACCTGGTCTTCATCTCCCAGCGGGCCTTCTCAGGGCTGCTGGCCCTGGAGGAGCTCACACTGGAGCGCTGTAACCTCACCACACTGTCTGGGGAGTCACTGGCACACCTCCAGAGTCTAGGAGCTTTGCGGCTGCGCTACCTGGGCATCCCTGCCCTGGAGGAGCACAACTTCCGCCGTCTGCCAGGTCTGCTCCATCTGGAGATTGACAACTGGCCCCTGCTTGAGGAG GTCACAGCCAGCAGCCTCCAAGGCCTCAACTTGAGCTCGCTGTCGGTGACCTACACCAACATTAGTGCGGTGCCGGCCGCTGCCCTGCGTCACTTGGCCTACCTCACCTCCCTCAACCTGTCCTACAACCCCATCAGCACAGTGCCCCGGGGCTCCTTCCGGGACCTGGTGCGGCTGCGCGAGCTTCACCTGGCCGGCGCCCTGCTGGCCGTGGTGGAGCCTCAGGCCTTCCTGGGCCTGCGGCAGATCCGGCTGCTCAACCTGTCCAACAACCTCCTGGCCACGCTGGAGGAGAGCACCTTCCACTCGGTCAACACCCTGGAAACGCTGCGGGTGGACGGCAACCCCCTGGCCTGCGACTGTCGTCTGCTCTGGATCGTGCAGCGCAGGAAGACCCTCAACTTCGACGGGCGGCTGCCTTCGTGCGCCACGCCGGCCGAGGTGCGTGGGGACGCGCTGCGCGACTTGCCGGACTCCACGCTCTTTGAGTACTTTGTCTGCCGAAAGCCTAAGATCCGCGAGCGGCGGCTCCAGCACGTCACGGCCACCGAGGGCCAGGCGGTGAGCTTCTTCTGCCGAGCCGAAGGCGAGCCCGAGCCCAGCGTCACGTGGGTGACGCCACAGCACCGAGTGGTGACGGGGGCCAGTGACGGGCGGGCCCGGATGCTGGTGGGCGGTACACTGGAGATCCGAGAGGTCCAGCCCCAGGACAGTGGCACCTACGTCTGTGTGGCCAGCAACGCTGGCGGCAACGACACGTACTTCGCCACGCTGACGGTGCGCCCCGGGGCCAACCGGACCCTGGGGCTGGGCGAAGCGGGGGACCTGGCTGCTCACAATGACACGCAGTCGCCCCGCTTCCCCTTGGATCTGACCACCATCTTGGTGTCCACAGCCATGGGGTGTATCACCTTTCTGGGCGTGGTCCTCTtctgttttctccttctctttgtatggagccgAGGCCGGGGGCAACATAAGAGCAATTTCTCCGTGGAGTACTCCTTCCGCAAGGTGGATGGGCCGGCTGCTGCGGCTGGCCAAGGGGGCGCCCGCAAATTCAACATGAAGATGATCTGA